The DNA window GCCCGGCCCAGTTACACGGTGAATGCTTCGGCCGCAGCGGGGGGCTCAATCAATCCGTCGGGCGCAGTCAGCGTGGCGCAGGGCGGCTCGCAGCAATTTTTCATCACACCCAATCCCGGTTGTTTGTATTCCCTGGCCGCGGACGGCAAGCCCATGGGGTCGCGCGACAGCTTCATCTTTTCCGATGTCACCTCCGACCATTCCATTGCCGCTTCGTTCTATTGCACGATCAATGCATCGGCAGGCTTCGGCGGATCCATCAGTGCTCCGGGCGTCACGACCGTTGGCTATGGCAGCAACATGACCTATACCATCACCCCGGCGTCAAACTACTCGATTCTTAAGGTCACGGTGGACGGGACCAATGTCGGGGCGGTGGCGAGCTACACCTTCACGAACGTCACGACCGCTCACACCATCTCCGCCTCCTTCACCGGCGGCAGCGGCGGTGGCAGTGTTCCGCAGACGAACCATTTGCTTTTTTCCTGTCTGGCCGATGCCATGCTGACCAACAGCGCCGGCACCATCACGAGTTGGCCGACGTATGTCCCGGCTGCCGCGCCGCTCTCGCCCATGGGAAATCCTTCGCCAAAATTGACGAGGATTGATGGCCGTCCGTTCGCCCGGAACGACTACGGTTCCGCTCCTGCCGGTTTCAACCAGGGGGCGTATTCGTCGCCGCTCCCTTGCTCCGGTGCCAGCATCGTGGTGGTGGCCAAGCCGACCCGCAATGGCATCGCCGGCGGCTGGGGTTCTGTTGTGGATGCGTTCTACAACCAGCTCTCCCTTGGCATTCTGAACGACAGCGGCAAGGTGTTTGTGTTGCTTAACGGCGCTGGGAACACCAGTTCGACCGCCATCCCCGACGGTCAGACCACCATCCTGAGCATGGTGGTGCAACCAAGCGGGCAGTATAACGTGTGGGCCAATGGATCGCTCGTTCTCACAAGCAGCGCCAGCAATCCTCTGACCTCGCTGGTCAATGGGGTGGCCGGTCCATTCGCCAACAACATCACCCTCGGCAACAATTATCCGGATGGCTGGTCCACCTTCAACGGCTGCATTGGGGACGTCTTTTTCTACACGAATGCGTTGTCCAGCACCGACCGGGCGTCGCTGGAACAGTATTTGGCGACCCGGCTGACCAGTGGCTCCGGCACGAACTATACGATTACAGCTTCAGCCGGAGCTGGTGGCGCGATCAGCCCGGCTGGCAGCGTGCTGGTTTCATCTGGCTCGAACCAAAGTTTCACGATCGCCACCGACACCAACCATGTCGTCAGCGATGTGCTGGTGGACGGAATTTCCGTGGGCGCCGTCTCCAGTTACACCTTCACCAATGTGATTGCCAACCACACCATCGCGGCGACGTTTGCTTACAATGGCTACACGATCACCGCCACGGCCGGATCAGGGGGCGGCATTTCGCCCAGCGGCGCAGTGCCGGTTCCATCGGGCGCCAACCAGAGCTTCACCATAACGCCACTGCCCGGCGGGTCGGTCAGCAATGTCCTGGTGGATGGCGAGTCGCAGGGCGCCATCACGCATTACACCTTCACCAACGTGCTGGCCGATCACACCATCTCGGCCACGTTTTCCTACACGAGCTACACCATTAGCGCCACGGCGGGAACGGGTGGCAGCATCACGCCGACGGGTGCGGTCTCGGTGGGCTCCGGCACCAGTCAGACCTTCACGATCGCGGCCGATGCGGGGTATGCCATTGCTGATGTCGTCGTGGACAGTATTTCACGGGGGGCCATTTCGGAATTCACCTTTACCAACGTGACGGCCAACCATTCCATCTCGGCGACGTTCAATGCACTGCCGAACCAAGGTGGGATCATCAGTGTGAACTACTGCCAGCAAAATGATATTCTTTCGGCCGCGGCGGTGGCGGGCGTGGTTCCAACCAATCACTGGAACAGCATCATCTTCGACAACAACTTCGGCGGGACGAGCTGCTCGAATCCGACCAACGTGTTTTTCGATTGCAGCGGTGCAAGCATCGGGAACTTCGCGGTGAAGCTCTCCGTGAACGGCTTCAACGCTTGGAATACCGGCAGCGGGTCAACGCCGGATGTGGTGCTGATCTCGGATTGGGCCATGAGCGGCGGCGGGACGATCACGCTCACCAACATTCCCTACGCGAACTATGATCTGTATTTCTACCTCTCTTCGTTCGCTGAATATCCCAGCGGCACTGTCACTTACAACATAACCACCGGGCCGGACACCGGGCGGAGCCTGAGCCTCCAGCAAGTTTACGATCAAACCAAGCCGCAGAATTTCGCCAGCTTCGGCTGGGTGGAGGGTTACAATTGGGGCAAGTTCAGCGCCCTGACCGCGAGCAGCCAGACCATCGTCGGCACGGATGGCATATCTGCCTTTCAAATTGTGCAGAATGTTTTGCCCGCGCCGACGCTGTCGATCAAGCCCACCGGTTCAGGAGGCATCGAGATCACCTGGCCGGACAGCTACTCGGGAACCCTCTTGACATCGCCAGTGCTGGGCGTCGGGGCGGTCTGGACCCCGGTGGCGGGCGACCCGGTTCACGAGGGGAGTGTTTACAAAGTCACCGTTACACCCACGGAAAACAACGCCTTTTATGGGTTGGGACAGTAATGGGCGCGATGAGCCTTGGCGGTGTCATCGGGCATCCGCGGCTGACGCGGAGGGCGTCGTGCCGCCCCTGCCGCCACACTTTAGGTTCTGAACTTTGACAAACCTGTCAGCCTGGCCCGGCCGGGCGCGTTAAATCTGCATCGGTATTTGTCAGGGATGCGGTTGTTTGTGGGGACGTGGGCTGGTAGTTTTCCTTGTCCATGAACACCTGTGCCGCAGTCGCCTATGCTGTTAGCTAATTTTCATCGCAAGGTCGGTTTCCTCTCCCGCCCAGTGCCATCGGAAGGGTTGGGTTCCAGGCGCTTCATTCGGGTGAAAACATCTTTCGCTTTCACCCTGATCGAATTGCTCGTCGTCATTGCCATCATTGCGATTCTCGCCGCCCTGTTGCTGCCCGCATTGAGTCGCGCCAAAGACAAGGCAAAGATCATCACTTGTTGCAGCAACATGCGCCAGGTGGGGCTGGCGTGCCGCCTCTATGCCGACGGCAATCGGGACAAGCTGCCTCCCTGCCATGGAGGATGGGCGTGGGACGCGGACTCCAAATCAATCGACCTGTTGTTGGCTGAGGGCTTCAGCCGGGACATTCTTTTTTGCCCGTCATTTGCCGAGTTCAACCAGTCCAACATCTGGAACTTCACCGCGAATTACCGGGTGCTCGGTTGTGTGCTGGCGCTGGACCAATGCGGCGCGCTTCATCCGACGAACTGGAATGCCTCCATGAATCCCTCGGCCATGCAGCGCTGGGTGAATGTTGACTACCGGATCGTTCCTTCCGAACGCGAACTGGCGGCGGACGCGACCGTTTCCCAAGGCGGCAATTTTACCAGCATTGTTTGTGACTGGTATTACGGTGGCACGAAAAAGAACGCGCGGTCGCCGCACCTGCAGGGCAACCTTCCGGCGGGTGGAAACATCGTGTTTTTGGACGGGCACGCCGCTTGGCGGAAGTTTCGCGACATGCAAAAGCGGACGTGGGGCGGTGCTGACTTCTGGTATTGAGCAGGGATGACACTTCCGCCGTAGATCCTGCGTCCCCCTGAACCAACAACCGAGCAATGACCCAGCGAATGATGAAAAGGATGTTTTTGTCCCGTTGCGCGGCGTGGTTGGTTGCCGGCCTGGCGCTGGTGCTGTCCCTGTCTACCTGGGCAAACACGATTCTGAACAACGGGGTCGTGGCCGCCGAGTTTGACGCCCGGGGACTGGTCAGCTTGGAGGATGCAGCGTTGGGGCGGACCTGGCATTTTACGAATGACAACTGTTCCGTGACCATTGACGGGGTGCCCATAAACACGTCCCTGATTGTGCCGGCCGTCAGCGCGGGTTCCAACAGCGTCACGTTTCTCTTTGTGGCGGGCAACTATCAGGTGCGGGTGATTTATGAGTTGCAGGCGGGCTGGCGCTTTGTCAGTCGTCAGATTCAGGTTGCGCCCGGCCTGCCGGGGACGTTTCGCGTGAATGCCGTCACGGCGATGTCCGCCAAAGTTCTGGACGCGGGGGCAACTGTTTACAAACCCAGCCACGCCACTGGCGCCGCTTTTTTGCGGTTTGCCTCGACGGGGCCTGACGATCCGGGCACCGGTCTCATGCTCGCCCTGCAAAACGATTTCCTGAATTGGTCCTTCAGTAGCGGCGCCTTCACGCTGTCCTATTCGCCCGACATGGACTGGAGCGACAGTTACGGTCCGTTCTGCGGTGACCGGGTCTGCCTTGGCCCCTATCAGATGATTGGCCGTCGATACCCGGCCGGTCAGGTCGCGGAGTGGCAGTGGCAGGCTACCGAGCCGGCGGCCAACGGGATGGACTGGTCGGAGATTGAGGCGTTTCAGAATTGCGTGCGCGCGTTCCTGCTGTTTCATCCGACCAAGGCAACGCGGGTGAACATCGGCTGGTGCGAAAACGACTACCAGATCGACACGGGAACCGCGGCCGGGCGGGCCGAGTATAAGCGCATCATGGACATGTGCGCGCAACTCGGCATCGACAACCTGCTTTATACTCCGGCCAACGACCCGGTGGCCCCGCTCAGTCAAAACACCGATGCGTGGGGCTGGGAGAACGTGCTGTGGTGGAACATGGGGCAGCAGATTCGCAAGGGCACCTGGCTCTGCGCCACCAGCACGTTGCCGTCGTCGGTGCAGGAGATGGTGGACTACGCGGGCAGCAAGGGACTCAAACTGCTGGCCTACGCTTATCCCAGCCTGGGCTTCAAGCAGATGCCGGAATGGACTGCGTGGTGCGGTGGCAACACGGGAGGTTACGTCGGGGTTGATACCGGCGTGCGGAGTTTTCAGGACTGGTTTGATCAGCAGCTGCTCGATTTCCACACGCACCAGGGCGCCAGCGGATATTCGTTCGACCACTGGTGGATCGCCTACGATTCGCAATCCGGTCAGCCGCCCGTTTCCAGCAAATACGCGCAGTGGAACGGGTGCCGGCGCATTCTGGAGAATCTGCGACGGGGCGCGCCGGACATCATCATTGATGGTCGCCAGCAGTATCAAAGCTTCGGGGTCTGGACCTGGCTGGCGGGCAATTATCCCCATCCTACCTCGACCGACGAGCAGCCGGAGAGCTTCAAGGCGTTCCCGGATTTGCACACCGACCGGGTTTCGGCCGACCGGCAGCGTTATACCGCGTGGTGGTATCGGATGGTGAATCTGGCGCCGCCCGAAATCACGCCTGGTTTTATCACCCACCAGACGCAGCGCTACACCAGCACCGGCGGCGCGCTCCGCACCGATTTCCGGACGCGGGACTGGGATGTTTTGGGTTGGAAGTTTTCGCTGTTTTCAACGATAGGCACCGCACCGTTCAATCTGGTCATGAACATGATTCCCGCCAAGGATCCGGACGAGTTCGCGGCGCTGTCGGCCACGGACAAGCAGTTCTGCAAGGACTGGTTCGACTGGGTGGACGCTCATCTTGAATACCTGCGCGCCATCCGGCCGATCTTGAGCCAGCCGATGATCGGGCGGGTGGACGGCACCGCGGCCATTCTCGACGACAACGGGTTTGTCTTTCTCTTCAACCCCAATTACCGGCAGTTGCCGGCCACGTTTGCCCTGGACCAGACGATTGGGCTCAAGCGCGGCGCGAAATTCATCCTCAAGGAATTGGAACCACAAGCCGGCCGGCTGATTGGCAAACCCAACGCCGGGGTCTGGAGTTACGGCGACGTGGTCAGTCTTCCCGTGAGCGGGACGACGGCCATGGTCTTGGAAATTGATCCGGCGCCCACGAATCTTCCGGTGACCCTGTTCAACGTGACCGGCGCGGCCACGCTCGATGGCGCAAATGTCGTGGTGCAAAACGCCGCCGCGGAAGTGGGCACCAGCCAGGAAGTGGCAGTGGCCGTTCCGGCCGGCGCGCAGGTGGACGCGCTGACGGTGAATGGACTGACGGTGCCGTTTTCCCGTGCGGGAGATGTGGTGACGGGTAGCGTCCAGTTTGGCGGCGTTCCGTTTGCCAAATGTCAGGCGGTTGGAACTTACAACCCGAGCTTCACGGGCGGCACCGTGACGGGAACCTGCGTGATTCCGGGCCGCGTCTTTGACCAGCTGGCGGCGCGGCGGGCGGCGTGGCCGGTGCCCTACACGGAGGATGATTTGCTGGCCACCTGGCTGGGATCCGACCGGCTCCTGTTGAACATTCACATCGCCAATCCGAGTTCAACCATGGCGGTGACGGCGAAGATCGACGGCATCGTCTTTCCCGTCAAAACCGCCTGGAACGGAGTTTATCCAAGCATGGGCGAACAGACCTTTCTTGGCTTTTATGTGGATGTTTCCCGCCTGGTGCGGGATGTGCCCCACGAAATCGAAGTCACGGTGCCCGGTTTGGCCCCCGGCCAGTTTCAGGGCCTCTATTTCGACAATGTCGAGCCGGAATATACCAGCCTCACCACCAATGCCGTGACCACCCCGGTCACGCGCACCGTTTCCGGCCGGGTCACCAGCACCACGGGGGACGGCGTGGCCGGCGCCGTGGTTTACTTCTCCGACACGACGAATGCCGCGGCACAGCCGCGGATCACCGCGACCGCCGATGCCGACGGTTTCTACCACCGCACGCTGCCAACGCCATCTTCTTGGTATGTGGCCGCCGGGGCAGCCGCTTTGAACACCTCCGCCGAGCAGTTTGTGACGGTGGATGCAATGGACGTGACGAATGTGAATTTCACTCTGGTTGCGAACTCGGTGCTGAGCGGCACGGTCGCCAGCCGCAGCGACGGGGCAGCCATCCCCGGGGCAACCGTTTATTTCTCCACCACGCCCAATGCCTCGCTCAATCCAGTCTTCACGGCGATCTCGGACGGCGCCGGCAGCTTCCACCAGCCGCTGCAAAATGGTGACTGGCACGTGGCGGCGGCGGCGCCCGGCTTTTATCCGTCGGCGGACAAGTTGGTGACCGTGGCAGGTGCCGATGTGGCTGGCGTTGCGCTGACTTTGGCGCCGGCCACGCGGAGCATTCCCCGGCCCGCAGATCTGCTCTTTGCGGGAGTCACCGATTCCTTTCCGCCCAGCGGAAACACGGGAAACTGGCCTTGCTATCAACCCTCCGGTTCGACCTTGACGGCGATGGCGACACCGCAGGTGGACGTGGTCAACGGCATCAAGTGGGAGCAAAACCTGCGGGCTGACGTGGACGGCTACGATCAGGGCGCCTACACGACCCCAATTCCTGTGAACGGCGCAACGATCGTGGTTGCGGCCATTCCTTCGCGGGTGCCCGGCTACGCAGATCCGTGGACGTCCATTGTGGATGTCATGTATGACCGGCTGGTGCTGGGCATCCATAATGGCACCGGCCGGGTCAATGTCCGGCGCAATGGCAGCCTGGACGTCAGCGCGGCAGCGATTCCGGAAGGCCAGATCACCATTCTGAGCCTGGTGTGCCAGCCGGATGGCAAATACAAGGTCTTCGCCAACGGCGCGCAGATCATGAATGTCACCACGACGAATGCCATGACGGCGTTCGTTCCCAACGTGGCCGGACCTTATGCCAGTCACATCAACGTGGGCCGCAACCAGCCGGACGCCTGGCCGACTTTCAACGGGAAGATTGGCGACGTGTTCGTTTACAAGGTGGCGTTGAGCGATGTCGAACGCCAACAGCTTGAGGCCGATCTCTACAATAAATTCATCAGCTTTTTCATCTCGGCGTCGGCCGGGGCCGGCGGCACCATTAGTCCTGCCGGGACCACTCAGGTCAGCTATCGTGGCAACCAGACATTCACCATCGCCCCGCGGCCCGGCCACGCCGTGGCTGGCGTGACCGTTGACGGCGTCAATCAGGGCGCCTTGACCGGCTTTACGTTCACCAATGTCACGGCCAACCACAGCCTCGGTGCCACATTCACCAACCTGCCGCCGCCCGGCTTGGGTTTCGCCCGCGATGGGAATGGCAATTTGGAAATAAGCTGGTCCGATGCCTACGGCGCAACACTGGAAACTTCTCCCGTGCTTGGACCCGGCGCGGTGTGGAGCCCGGTTCAAGAACCTCCGGCCCATGGCGCGGGCCGCTACACATTTACAGCCACACCGGGAGGCGAAGCCGCCTACTATCGGCTGGCCTACTGATCTGAACCGCAACCCGCATGAATACGAAGCTCATTTGTGGGAAAATATCTGAGCGTCGCATGGCCCGTCGCCTTGTGAGAAACCTCAGTCCAGGTGGGCGCCTCATGGCGCGGCGAAGGCCGCCAGCTGACCGGTTTGCGGTGGCGACCGTTGGTCCCGCCAATGTCTGGTCCGGAGCAGGGGATTGAGGCACCATTCACGGCATCGCCATGCAACTGCATCTCATTGATTACGCCATTTTTGCTGCCTTCATCGTATTGGTGGTGGCTGTCGGCATTGGTTTCAGCCGGAACGAAAAGGACAGCGAATCGTATTTCCTCGCGGGCCGCGGACTGTCCTGGTGGCTGATTGGGTTTTCCCTCATTGCCGCCAACATTTCCACCGAGCAATTCGTGGGGATGTCGGGCAGCGCGGCCGACCGGCTCGGGCTGGCGATTGCCAGCTATGAATGGCTGGCGGCCATCACCCTGGTGGTCGTGGCGTTCTTCTTTCTGCCCTATTTTTTGCGGGCCGGGATTTACACCATTCCAGAGTTTCTGGAGCGCCGTTTCAACCGGCTCACCCGGTCCATCATGGCCGTGTGCATGGTGGTGATTTACATCCTGTTGGTGGGCGCGGTGACGTATTCAGGGGCGTTGACCATGCAGACCGCCTTCGCCGGCAAGCAGCTTTTCGGCATCCTGCCCATGACGGTGACGACAGGCGCCTGGTTGATTGGTCTCATGGCGGCGGTTTACGTCGCCATCGGAGGACTCAAGGCCTGTGCCTGGGCGGATCTGGTGCAGGGCAGCGCGTTGATCATGGGGGGCGGGGTGATCATGTATTTCGCGCTGCATCAGCTTGGCGCAACGCCGCTCCATGAACTCGCTTCGCAGTCACCGTTGCCGGCCGGTTTGACGGATGCATCCAGCGGCAGCGCGAAGCTCCTCGCGTTGAATGCCGACAAGTTCCACATGGTCCTGCCGCGGACGGATCCCTTTTTGCCGTGGACGGTGCTGCTGCTGGGCCTGTGGATACCCAATTTCTACTACTGGGGTCTCAATCAATACATCATGCAGCGCACGCTCGGCTCGCAATCCCTCGCGCAAGGCCAGCGCGGCCTCGTGTTTGCCGCGTTCATGAAGCTGCTGATCCCGTTCATCATCGTGATGCCCGGGATGATCGCGTTCAATCTGTTCAGCAGCGACATGCAGGCGGCAGCCCGGCCGGGCAACGAACGCGCGCTGCAACGTTTCGCCGCCGTTCGGAGCGATCCGGACCGGGCGCAAACGATTTTTGTGGCGGACGAAGCGTGGCGGAAAAGTCACCCGGAAACCGCCGCTGAGCTGGCCGCATTCAACGCCCGTGTCAGCACGCGGGCCGCCGCCGAAGGCTTCACGCCGGAGGAGGAGAAGCTGGTGGGCTACAAATACGACACGGCGTTCGGATACCTCATCAGCCGGGTGCTGCCCGAAAATTCCGGCTGGCAGGGATTCGTGCTGGCGGCGCTGTTGGGCGCGGTGGTCAGCACGCTGGCCTCCATGCTGAATGCCGCCTCCACGATTGTGACCATGGACGTCTATCGCCTGCATTTTGATCCCGAAGCGTCGCAAACGCGGCTGGTGGGCCTGGGGCGCATCTTGGTGGGGGTGTTCATGGTGCTGGGGTGCGCGGTTGCGCCCCGGCTGGGCGACCCGCACATCGGCAACAGCATTTTTGCGCTCATCCAGGAAAGTCAGGCCTACATCTACTCGGGCATCCTGGCGGTCTTTTTGGTGGGGATGCTTGTCCGCCGTGCGCCGCCGCTGACGGGGACCGTGGGGTTGGTGCTGGGTCCGGTCTCATTCTGGGCCATCAAACAACTCGCGCCGCGCCTTTCATTTGTAAACCGCGCTTCGCTCGCGTTTGGGATCGTCATCGCGGTCATGCTGGCGATCACGGTGGTGCGTCCGCTGCCGCAGCCCGTTCAGTTGGGCACGTTCTCGCGGATTGATTTGACGCCATCCCGGGCGGCCAAGTGGTTCGGCGCGCTGGTGGTCGTGCTGACGGTCATCCTTTATCTCGTGTTTTGGTGAAACTCCGCAAAGCCTATGGAAACGCTTACTAAAAGGGCTCCGAGCAATGGAGCGGTTGCCGGCTCCTCCGTTCCCGGCAAATCAACCGGACTGCCCCGTCAGGGCGTTACAACGGCGCTTCTGGCAGACATGATGCCGCCGCTGCCAACACCGCGGCCGACGCGCGTCCTGGTGCTGGGGTGTGGCGTCAAGATGCACTTTCCTTGGGCGCGGGCCTGCCGGCTTTACGACGCGGCGGTGCGCCAGGTGACCGGCAGCCTGCCATCCGGGTGCTTCGATGTGCAGCGCGCTCCCGAGCCGTTTGAGGATCCGCGGGCCATGCTCGCGTTCTTGGATTCGCAGCTGACCGAAGGCATCGATGGGATCGTGTTTTTTCATGCGGCCTATACGGCGGGGGAGATTGGTTCTCAGTTCGGACGCTGGTGGCTGGACCATCCGGTGCCGGTGTTGAGCTGGTCGGTTCCGGACGCGGCCGCCGAACGTTTGGAAAGCAACAGCCTCTGCTGCCAGAATTTTTTGCTGAACATGTGGCGTCGGCTGGGCGTGAAATATGCCTGGCTGCACGCTGCAGTTGGGGATTCGCCCGGGCCGGTGCTGGCCCGGTTTGGCCGGACGGCGCGCGCCCGCGCCCGCTTCAAGCACGGTCGGGCCCTGCACATTGGCGGCTCCCGCGTGCCGGCCTTTTACGATGGCGAGGTTGATGAGCTGGCGGTGATGCGGCGCTTCGGATTGCGTTTTGACCGGATTGACCTTGAGGCGGCTTTTCAACATGCCCGCAAGTTTTCCGAGGCCGATCTGCGCCGGCTCCGGGATGCCATTGTCAACTCGCCGCAGTGTGCGCGGAATGACGTGCCGGACGGACAGATCTTTCAAACGTTGCGTCTCGGCCTGGCGGCGCTGGACCTGGCCGCACACGGCGGCTATCTCGGCTGCACGATCAAGAGCTGGCCGGAACTCTTCAATTGCTATGGCTGCGCGACGGACGGAGCCGTTTCGATGCTCAATGACCTGGGGCTTTGCACGGCGGAGGAGGGCGAGATGAACGGTTTGTTGTCCTCGCTTGCCCTGCAACTTGTGAGTGAGGGCGGCGCGGTGCCGACCATGATGGATTTGTCCGCGCTCAAGGCGGAGGCCAACCGCCTGGGCATCTGGCATTGTGGCGCGAGCCCCACCCGCTGGCTGAAGCGGGGCACCCAGTATGAGGCGCGCAAGCATTCCATTCTCGAAAATGCCGATCCGGCGGATGCCGTGGGGTTGATGCTCGAGTTCTTGCTGGAGCTCGGCCCGGCCACGGTCCTGCGTTACCAGTCGCCGGATGCGGCCAGCGCCTTTGCCTTTGAAGGGGACCTGGTGGACACGCCGCTGCCATTCCGCGGGGTTTATGGCGAACTGCATCCCCGGCCTCCGCACACCGCCGCGCAGATCATCGGGACGATCTTGAGCCGCGGGTTGGATCATCATTGGAGTCTCGGCTACGGCCACTGGCAAGCCGACCTGACCATGTTGCACCATTGGCTGGGCATTGCCGAACTGCCTGTGCAGGCGGCGGACAGCGCCCACGGGTTGAGTTGGAGCTGATGCGCGCAACCTCACCCAAAGCGGAAGTGCTCGTCACGGGCTTGAACTTGGTGGACGTGCTCGTGCGGCTGCCCGAGCACGTCCAATCCGGTGAAAAGCATGAGGTCGCGGATTTGGTGCTGCAAGGGGGGGCTCCGGCGGGCAACGCGGCCAGCTTGCTCGCATCCTTTGGCTGGCGCACGGGCTTCATTGCCCGGATGGGCGAAAACGCCCTGAGCTGCGTGGCGCGCCAGGAATTTCTCCGGCACGGTGGTTTGGCGGATTACTTCATCCCGGATGCGGATGCGGTGCCGGGAATGGCGTTGGTCGAGATCCATCCGTCTTCGGGTGAGCGGACGGTTTTCTATTCGCTCCGGGGTTACCGCTCGTTGAAGGCCGCGGACATTCCCGTGGCGGATGTCAAGCAGGCCAGGCTGGTTCTGGTGGATGGCTATGAAACGGCCGCCGCACAAACCATGCTGGAAGCTGCGCGGGACGCGGGTTGTTACGCCGTGCTGGATGTCGAAGCCGGCGATCCGGCCGTGCTCCGCCGGCTGATCGAACTGGGCACCGACATTATTTTGCCGCTCGGCGCGGCGCAACGGCTGAGTAACACCCGCGAACCCGCGGCCGTCTTGCGCAAGCTGGCCGCCTGGACTCGCGGGCAGTTGCTGGTGACCGACGGCCGGAACGGGAGTTGGGCCCTCGCCGCGGACGACGTCCTCCATCAACCAGCTTTTCCGGTCCGGGCCGTGGACACGACCGGTTGTGGGGATGCTTACCATGCCGCCTATGCCTCGGCGTTGCTCGATGGCTTGCCCTTGGAGCAGCGCATGGAATTCGCCTCGTGGGTGGCCGCCCATGTGGCACTCGCCATCGGCGGGCGCGCCAATCTGCCCACGCGACAATCCATCCGCGAGAGCGATCTCGGCCGGTTGTCACCGGCGTTGCGCGCACACCTGTTGAAGACCTCATGAAAGCCAGACTCGAACGCAAACTCCAACGAATCCGGGAAAACCCCGCCGGCCGTGAATTCATCCTGGCGGATGCCAAG is part of the Verrucomicrobiia bacterium genome and encodes:
- a CDS encoding sialate O-acetylesterase — translated: MKSWAGSSLRFFLFLFALIGAALSNARATVAVSPIYGNNMVIQRDQPFPVRGTAGANKTITVTYNGQTNSVTSDAQGNWQLSLPAMGVKTNGSNFAITEAGGNTITLVNVVVGDVWLFSGQSNMGIDMNFCNQQADISSANFPGIRCFGFVPYAPSGTPSKTFNGSVNWSVCSPSTVGGYSAVAFYFGRSIYTNQNRTIPLGLVVSCVGGTTIDLWLDPEGITGIPALAPLYSQSNPANGAFSLFNGMIYPLAPYPVKGLIWYQGENAELTTQSADSYYLKEKGLIAGWKQLLGLSDCAFYLVQIASWGTAPTSPAPVLNSGGWNADTRLQQGNALNLPHAGVASAIDIGDSSTGADIWYGWHPTNKWDVGYRLSLWALKNEYNQPDIVPSGPVLRDVSVAGNTATCTFDYAGAGLMAGFKPMYGPTQPTNAALALFSIAGVDGTWYWATATIVGSNTVQLTSPSVSAPRKVAYACWQNPVGANLYNSNGLPALPFYVDDVTAKYTVTASAGPGGSISPAGAATYFKRMTALYKITPGPGQYIRDVQVDGASVGSVDAYTFDPLYANHTITATFTNARPSYTVNASAAAGGSINPSGAVSVAQGGSQQFFITPNPGCLYSLAADGKPMGSRDSFIFSDVTSDHSIAASFYCTINASAGFGGSISAPGVTTVGYGSNMTYTITPASNYSILKVTVDGTNVGAVASYTFTNVTTAHTISASFTGGSGGGSVPQTNHLLFSCLADAMLTNSAGTITSWPTYVPAAAPLSPMGNPSPKLTRIDGRPFARNDYGSAPAGFNQGAYSSPLPCSGASIVVVAKPTRNGIAGGWGSVVDAFYNQLSLGILNDSGKVFVLLNGAGNTSSTAIPDGQTTILSMVVQPSGQYNVWANGSLVLTSSASNPLTSLVNGVAGPFANNITLGNNYPDGWSTFNGCIGDVFFYTNALSSTDRASLEQYLATRLTSGSGTNYTITASAGAGGAISPAGSVLVSSGSNQSFTIATDTNHVVSDVLVDGISVGAVSSYTFTNVIANHTIAATFAYNGYTITATAGSGGGISPSGAVPVPSGANQSFTITPLPGGSVSNVLVDGESQGAITHYTFTNVLADHTISATFSYTSYTISATAGTGGSITPTGAVSVGSGTSQTFTIAADAGYAIADVVVDSISRGAISEFTFTNVTANHSISATFNALPNQGGIISVNYCQQNDILSAAAVAGVVPTNHWNSIIFDNNFGGTSCSNPTNVFFDCSGASIGNFAVKLSVNGFNAWNTGSGSTPDVVLISDWAMSGGGTITLTNIPYANYDLYFYLSSFAEYPSGTVTYNITTGPDTGRSLSLQQVYDQTKPQNFASFGWVEGYNWGKFSALTASSQTIVGTDGISAFQIVQNVLPAPTLSIKPTGSGGIEITWPDSYSGTLLTSPVLGVGAVWTPVAGDPVHEGSVYKVTVTPTENNAFYGLGQ
- a CDS encoding prepilin-type N-terminal cleavage/methylation domain-containing protein is translated as MKTSFAFTLIELLVVIAIIAILAALLLPALSRAKDKAKIITCCSNMRQVGLACRLYADGNRDKLPPCHGGWAWDADSKSIDLLLAEGFSRDILFCPSFAEFNQSNIWNFTANYRVLGCVLALDQCGALHPTNWNASMNPSAMQRWVNVDYRIVPSERELAADATVSQGGNFTSIVCDWYYGGTKKNARSPHLQGNLPAGGNIVFLDGHAAWRKFRDMQKRTWGGADFWY